The following coding sequences lie in one Zingiber officinale cultivar Zhangliang chromosome 2B, Zo_v1.1, whole genome shotgun sequence genomic window:
- the LOC122046645 gene encoding probable auxin efflux carrier component 1c — protein sequence MITSTDFYNVMTAVVPLYVAMILAYGSVKWWGIFTPVQCSGINRFVALFAVPLLSFHFISTNNIYAMNLRFIAADTLQKLLVLAALAMWGRFSSRGRLDWTITIFSLSTLPNTLVMGIPLLIGMYGKDAGSLMVQIVVLQCIIWYTLMLFLFEYRAAKALIADQFPDTAGAIASISVDSDVVSLDGREVPIETETRLKEDGKLHVTVRRSNASRSDLNYPRRSVGGFSAATPRPSNLTNAEIYSLQSSRNPTPRGSSFNHNDFYAMVGGRSSNFGAVTPRPSNYDESEIATKPPTRLQYQLPVTAPYPTPNPAVFAPAPKRAANGQPNVLRTEEAGNKDLHMFVWSSSASPVSEVFGNGKDYGLPAAAEHQVTVGVSPAKLDGPYAEREEFSFANKTTILDKDGTAQPHEGGEEKAKKEAAAGKGGLREVTAMPPTSVMTRLILIMVWRKLIRNPNTYSSLIGIIWSLICFRWNFTMPKIVLNSISILSDAGLGMAMFSLGLFMALQPRIIACGNKVATYAMAVRFLVGPSVMAVASLIIGLRGALLHIAIVQAALPQGIVPFVFAKEYNVHPDILSTAVIFGMLIALPITLVYYILLGI from the exons atgatAACTTCGACCGATTTCTACAACGTGATGACGGCGGTTGTTCCGCTTTACGTGGCCATGATCCTGGCTTACGGATCGGTGAAGTGGTGGGGCATCTTCACGCCGGTGCAGTGCTCCGGCATCAACCGCTTCGTGGCGCTCTTCGCGGTGCCGCTCCTCTCCTTCCACTTCATCTCCACCAACAACATCTACGCCATGAACCTCCGCTTCATCGCCGCAGATACGCTCCAGAAGTTGCTGGTCCTGGCGGCGCTGGCCATGTGGGGCCGCTTCAGCAGCCGCGGCCGCCTTGACTGGACCATCACCATTTTCTCCCTCTCCACCCTCCCCAACACCCTCGTCATGGGCATACCCCTGCTCATCGGCATGTACGGAAAGGACGCCGGTTCGCTCATGGTCCAGATCGTCGTCCTGCAGTGCATCATCTGGTACACCCTCATGCTCTTCCTCTTTGAGTACCGCGCCGCCAAGGCTCTGATCGCCGACCAGTTCCCCGACACCGCCGGCGCCATCGCCTCCATCAGCGTCGACTCCGACGTCGTCTCCCTCGACGGCCGTGAGGTCCCCATCGAGACTGAAACCCGACTCAAGGAGGACGGAAAGCTCCACGTCACCGTCCGCCGCTCCAACGCCTCCCGCTCCGACCTCAACTACCCGCGCCGCTCCGTCGGGGGATTCTCCGCCGCCACTCCGCGCCCCTCCAACCTCACTAACGCCGAGATCTACTCCCTCCAGTCATCGCGCAACCCCACGCCCCGCGGCTCCAGCTTCAACCACAACGATTTCTACGCCATGGTGGGCGGCCGGAGCTCCAACTTCGGTGCGGTGACGCCTCGGCCGTCGAATTACGACGAGTCTGAGATAGCGACCAAGCCTCCGACCCGGCTCCAGTACCAATTGCCGGTGACTGCCCCCTACCCGACTCCGAATCCTGCCGTCTTCGCACCAGCTCCCAAAAGGGCGGCCAACGGGCAGCCTAACGTCCTTAGAACAGAGGAGGCCGGTAATAAGGACCTTCACATGTTCGTGTGGAGCTCCAGCGCGTCGCCAGTCTCCGAAGTTTTCGGAAACGGCAAGGACTACGGTTTGCCGGCGGCAGCAGAGCACCAGGTCACCGTAGGAGTTTCTCCGGCTAAAT TGGACGGTCCGTATGCAGAGCGAGAGGAGTTCAGCTTCGCCAACAAGACGACAATTCTGGACAAAGACGGAACAGCTCAGCCTCACGAGGGAGGCGAGGAGAAGGCTAAAAAGGAGGCGGCCGCCGGCAAAGGTGGCCTACGGGAAGTGACTGCCATGCCGCCGACGAGCGTCATGACGAGGCTGATCCTGATCATGGTGTGGCGCAAGCTTATCCGCAACCCCAACACCTACTCCAGCTTGATCGGCATCATCTGGTCTCTCATCTGCTTCCG GTGGAATTTCACGATGCCGAAGATCGTACTTAATTCGATCTCCATACTCTCCGACGCCGGGCTCGGCATGGCCATGTTCAGCCTCG GCCTGTTCATGGCGCTGCAGCCGAGAATCATCGCGTGCGGGAACAAGGTGGCGACTTACGCCATGGCCGTGAGGTTCCTGGTAGGGCCGTCTGTCATGGCCGTGGCTTCCTTGATCATTGGCCTACGCGGTGCCCTCTTGCACATCGCCATTGTCCAG GCAGCCCTGCCACAAGGCATTGTTCCCTTTGTGTTCGCGAAAGAGTACAACGTCCACCCGGACATTCTCAGCACAGC AGTCATATTCGGGATGCTGATCGCTCTCCCCATAACTCTGGTCTACTACATCCTCCTGGGAATTTAA